ATGGACTAGTTTCTCTTTCGGATACAAATAGACCTCTTATATAAGTGTGCATTTTCGATTGTGAGAGGCATCTTTTGATTTCTTAAGTGCAAAACGATCTGTAAATTTTCTGACGACGGGTTTAGAGTTTGTAATGATTCTGTTCCAGGAAACAcccttgttttgttttatttccagTTTTGATTTGTGGTAGCGCTTTATGTACAAACGAGAAGCTTAATCTAACTGGTCAAGTCATCGCATTTGTGGCACACGTCGAACGGTTTGGTAATCAGATTGGGGCAGTGTTAGGAAAAGATACACTTTAGCGGCCCACACGGAGAAGGAGAAAGTCTAGAAAAAAAAGCCATGTCTATAAACAGAGCTTAAAATAGCCTCTGCTATGAGAAGTGAGCGATCTAGAAGCAAAGCCCACATCTTGATGAGGTATGGTCTAAGCCGAGCATAACCCAGTTAGAGGGCTGCGCTATAAGggagggtggagagagagaaaaaagtgcTTTGAATGCCTTAACTGTACAGACAGACTCCTCTGAAAGGGTCAGCGATGGCCACCATTCCTGCATCCTCAGGTTTCCTATGTGCTCATAAGCCTAGCTTTAGTCTAAAGCCTGAGGCCTGCAGTGGGGAGTCTTCAGTAACAAATGCCAGTCTGAAACGCTTATGGCCTTAGAGTCCACCAGACTGTACTAAAGAACTGAGTACACTCTGAATACCAGCTTTCAAATCTCAGCCATACGATGCTGCTCTATATAAGCAGACTCATCATGCTATGCCTGTGCAACAGAGTTCATCTGCCACACTTTAAAAGGGCATGAGATTAGAACAATATTCTActattatattttttcatataatAATATTCTTTACCTATTAATCTTTTGTCCAATAAATATATAAGACTCCCTACAGGAAGCATTGTGCCTTTAAACATGTAAAAGGAGAGAAACAAGCAATCTaacactacacgactggagaagcTCCAGCATTTTTTAAAGTGACCAAGACTGTGTCCATACATTGCCACATTTCAACATCAAGTACACTGTGAAGTGCCTAAAGAGTTATTTatagcaatgccatagaagaactacTTGTGGTTTCCTGAAAACCTTTCAATGGGTGGTTCTTTATAAACTAAATTGAAAGAATTTTTAAGAAATCAATAATGGATCTTCAAAAGCTTTGCTCCAAAGATCCCTAGTGGCAGCTATATATAATAAAGGGGCAATCCGGCCTAAAAGTACCATTTAGCATAACCTACAAATTGATAGATGAATAAATACATAGTGCTAGCAAGCATTTGTGATTGAGTACAAACTTCAGTTGACCATCTGCAAAACAGCCTCTCAGCCAATCTCAGTCTGTAATCTACTACTCCGAACTTTTCAGAACAAATCTATAGGAGGAAGAGTGGTGGCAGTAAAACCAGAGTCAGAGTTACAAATGGTGTAGGGATGTTACTAAGGAACTAATAAAGCCTGACATGCTCTCATGATGTTCTCTTTCCATAGCTGAAAAAGCTTAAACCATGTGGAAGGCCAGTAACAGACTTATAGAGGGTTGAAGGTAAGATAAACTTTATCTTGGTCTCAGTAAGACCTTAGCGACTGTTAGCTTAGCGACTAACAGCTTGTTGAACCAGTCAAAGAGAACTGCACAGTAACGAAATCACTGTGGGTAAAGATGAACATTAATGCACTCATATGTAAATCTTTGTGCTGATTCAGTAAGAGGCAGTAAATCCTCCTCAGCATCTATCACTCTGACTAGCTCCAGCgttagctttagcattagctcaTCTGAAGGAGAATAGAGTGGCTAAAGACGCATTGAGTGGCTAAAAATATCTCTGGACtgattaatgtaaaaatatttaagttCCTAGAACTTTCTGTCTACACTTAATGTCttcatttttaaagcaaataaTACTAATGTTTTCAAAGGTTTCCTGTGCACtgcaaaatttaaaaagtgttcTGGATGCTACTAGGCAGCAAAATCTGAACACTGGATTTATGTAGAAAGAGTGGCTAAGAGAGGCATGTCTTTCTAAAAATTTGCAAACTGTCAATTTGTCaagaaagtatttttttaaaggaataagAGAGAACCTGTTCCCCAGCATTAATCCCAAGGTACTGGCAGTTTCTAAACATTAACTTCCACTTTCAAGATGATGAGTGGATTTTCCCCAAGTCTTTAAAACAGGACTCAATTCTCAAGTCAAGGAGTactgcagtgaaaacacacatttacaacatGCTTGCATTTTTCACTTTGGCCGGAGTGCCCATTTAAAggctatatacacacacatgtcaCACACATTTGACCTTGACCCGTTGATTCTTAACATGGAAACATATGGACACGTTTTTGCAAAAACCTCAAATGGAGGAGTGGAGAGGGCCTTGTGTGCGGTGGACAAGGCTGGACGGGACGCCACCTGTTGGCACGCCATCTACTATATAGCACATGTTACTGTAATGCAATGTTAGCGCTGCAGTTGACGTAAATTAGAGGGAGAGGGGACAAAATAGGTGCAACAATGGATAAGCAAGACGGACAAAGGCCCCAGGAGTGGGGTTTGTTAGCACCATACAAGACCACACAGGCTACCGCCTCGGCCGTAAGTCTACTCACACAGGCCTAGAGAGCAAACACAGGGGCTGAAGCGATAGCAATCTTTCCttgtccaattttttttttttgttatttgtttttaacacGGAGCACTATAGGAGCAGACGTCCACAGCTTCTAGGTGACTACATCCATGTTTACATAAGCGCTGTCTGATCCTCAAGTCCTCATCActgtcatcatcattatcattatatTCATCATTGTCTGCTGTGTCCTAGGTGGCAAGAGAGCAGAGAAAAACCCGTGagcctcttttttttcttttcagagtTTTGGCTTTGTTGGAAAGTCCCGTAGAAGCACCCCGAGGTGGCAACAGCAACCATGCCAACGAAGAAAAAGACAGCGTCTGGACGCGGACAGCATGTAAACGTGTGGCGGCGTTAAGGCACCAGGTCGGTTTGGACGTTTGTAGAGGATGCTCCGCACGTTCCCATGCGTCTTTACGCAAAGCCTTCTCATGCCGTGTGGACTGCTCCATTTTTTTGACACCCCCTGCCTCCCACCCGCCTCCCGCCCACCCCCCAaaagaaggaaggaaaaaaaaacaaaataaaaagtccCACAGAAAACGTGGGCATTTTTTATAAGAATCTAAATACATCTGATTCACAAAATCATAAATTTGTAGTTCTAAGTTAGCACTTGAATGAAACGTGCCCAAACGCCTGTGGGCGCACAGCAAAGGCCCCCGGTGCTGAATGAACTCTTATAGTGACCACTGACATCTCGCTGGACAAGAGTGGTCACTGTAGATGTTGATTCATCACTGTAGGGTTAATTCCTGGGGATTTTGCTGTGCATGGTGCAATAGGGTtgatatatttaatagaaataaacGTTTAGCGGTCATAAGAGTAAAGCCTCTGCGTTCTTATTCTACATGGAAACTGTCCCCCGTTTTTTCCCTCCCAAGGTTCAAGAAATGGACAAAAAACTGAGGACACATTTTCACTTTTCCTCAGTTGCCCTTTACACATTGTGTCCGTTTGTGGTCGGTGCACATCTCCTGCTGTAGAGCACACTGATGCAATAAGTGCTTTATCCTACACGTACCTTCAGATCTAGATGTGTTAGAAGCGATGCAGCTCATGGACCTGGTTTGTAACTCATGGTTAGCAGGCAGAAGATCCCCCACGAATGGGCTCTGTTAGCACTAAAATAGCTTCTCTCAATGAGACTGTGTGTACATGTTTTAATCACGATTTTGGTTCAGATTATGCCTAAATACAGTAGCTTTTTGAGCTGGAATTAAAAAGGCAGcacttttaattaatatatatctaTCTTAGCATTTTTTCCCAATTTGGAGTCGTGCTGAAATAGCCTGTATGTGTACGGAGCGTATGGGGAAATGAGGAAGGTTTTTCCACTTATGGACGTGGTCTATTGTTGTGGTACTGGTAGCAGCGGCTTATTTTTCTGTAGTGAAGAAGTGAGTAAAAATCCTCAAAGCTTACGTTTTTTCCACCCATATTCCGGCAAAAACCACACCTCCTGCATAGAATTCCTCTAGTTCTTATGTCCGAGGATTGCTTGTAAGTATGAACTATGGGCCAATTCTAGCACAGAATGTGGCACACAGGCTAATCCTAGCACAGCAAGCAGGACACTACTTGCCAAAATTGTACAAGATGCGGACACAGGTAGCCAATTCCAAAACAAGAGGAACCTTACTAGCCAATCCCTGCATAAGCAGGATCCTCCAAGCCAATCCCAATATAACAAGGATCTCAATAGCAAGTCCTAGTTCAGGATGTAATTTATAGATTGTAGTTGAATAAGTGGAATACTACTATCTGATCATTGCACAGCAGGCTGGACACAAGCAGCCAATCCTAGCATGGCAGGATTTCTACTAGCCAATCGCAGTGGACCTCGGATTGGACAAGACAGTCCCAGTGAGCCAGGAATTTCGCCAGCCTATCCTAGGAAGCTCAGAATCCTACTAACCAatgggagagaaagaagaggtCTTTGTTTACCCAATCCCAGCACAGGAGGATGGGCACAGGTGACCAATCAAGCCGTAAGAGGCGTGGTTATTCGGAATACAGGTGGGAAAAAGCCCAACGACTGCGTGACGCCTCGTGCCTTTCCATGacagtaatgtttgtttatattgtcACTATGTTATGGATTCCTTACGCGCGCGCTCCGTCTTTACTGCCCACTCGTTTCGCAGGAGGCGGGGTTTGTCGGAAAACAGGTGGAACCCCCCACACCACCACGCCTCCGTCAGGATCCAAACTCCGCCTCATGCGTCCCTTTCGTGTacagtaatgtttgtttacattgtcATTGAGTTTCCTCAcacgctctctgtctcttcagCGTGTCCGTCACGCatcacacacgcattcactcccCCGTCCTTCTCATGATCTTCTCGTTCCAGCGTGTACCTAGTTAATCCTCGTCCCCGTCGTCGTCATTGCCACCGTGCAGGCCCTCAGGCGGGAGGTCTCGCGCCCTGCCGCCGCGCTCCGTGCCTCGCTCGCGCTCCCGCTCGCGGATGCGCTTCATGTCCTCAGCGTACTTGCAAAAGGTGGCGCCGAACTTGGCCCACACTTTGCAGGGCACGGTGATGGAGTTGCGGTAGGCGGGCTTGACCTCGCTCACGCGCATGAACACGCCGTACCTGTTGGCGCCCACGTCGAAGAAAAAGCGCTTGTTATCCACTGCGAGTGACGAGCCCTCGGGCAGCTCAGCGGGCTCCTCGTCCGCGCCGTAGTCGTCCAGGAGCTTGGCGAGAGCATCACGGAACTCGATGAGCCCCTGCGCCGGTAGCGCGATGGTCTGGCCTTGCGTCGTGGCGGCAGCGGCGGCTCCGGGCCCGGGGCCGCGGTTCACGGTCTGCCTCACGCGCAAAAACCGTCCGCGCTGGTTCTCCTTCAAGTCCATGTAATACTTGCGGTTCTCCCGCACCAGAAACTCGCTCTTGAGCGCGCGCCGCGGTTCATCGTGCGCCGCGTCCGGGTGACTGGGCCCCAGCTGCGCGTAGTGCTCGATGAAATCGCCCAAATAGTCGCGGAACTCCGCCGCCACAGACATCGACAGCGTCAGGCGGCTCTTGTTGCCGCCGGCCCCGACCTCTGCGATCTTCAGAAAGCGGCCTTTCGCGTTCTGCTTCACGTCCAGGTAGAAGCGCTTGTTCTGGATGTCGACGCGCTTCGACGCCAGCTCCTCGGTGTCGTGCTGCAGGCGAGACCCCGACGCTAAACCCGCGGCGCCTCCGGGGCCTCCCCCGCCCCCTCCGGGGCCTGCAGCGAATCCTCCATGCTCACTGCCGCTGTCTCGGTCTCTGTCCGCCATGATGCAGCCTCCCCGCGTTCCTCCTTCTCCTCAGCCCGCTGCTGAAGCTGCTGAAGCCGACGctgaagctgctgctgctgctgtcacaCACCGGCGCCGCTGTCGCGAGATCCGCAGGCCGAACACTGCACGAGATCACGGAGAGACGGAGAGGCCGTGTCCCGAATCTCAACGGGGGATCTACTCCCTACAAAGTGCACTAGGTCCTAAagccctggctgctgcagtgtATAAGCTCTGACCTAAGTAAAATATGACAAAAGACAATAAGCAGAAATAAACATTCACGAAAATCTAATTTATTCACAGCCCTTACATGGTGATATAGGAATTATTCAccaaaaagaagagaaaaaaaatgcttgaGTGATATGACAGGGTAGGCTATGCAGCAAACATTTGCAACAatactaatatttatttatttatttatttattgaaacgttacaattacaaaatgtgaatattcgtgtaataatcattttattacaaaatagcCAACTTATTATCAAAATTAATTGTGAAATGAGATTAAATAGAACAGCCATTTGCGAATCAGCAACCTGCCCACTACATAATGCACAAATAAGCAACGTTTCCTAATTCAAATGTGCACTAGGTTATGCAGAGAGCAGGGAGTGATTTGAGATGGAGCCGGGGATTCTGGAGGCCAGAGGTGTTATAAATGAGGGAGAGACTCTTCATTTTCAGAAAAGATCAATGGAGAAACATCGTAACACGCAACATGGCGTCTGTTTATGGGGAAAGTCCCGCCCCTCAGGAAGAAGGGCCAATCAGCTGTGTTCAAGCAAGCGGGAAAAGACCTCTGTGGATATATTCGTTTGCAAAGTAGTCGTAACAAACAGAAACGTTATTTTGTGTTAGAAAATACAAAGAGGTTTGAGATTTATATCGTGTTTGAAACGACTTTTCaaatatgattttgaaatgttaATGTGACTTAATGTAGAATATGGCCAAGTGCAAGATGAAATCTGAGAGTGACGACTTAGTCTCCCTTTTCCGTACAGTGCTCTTATTTTCTTACTACTCACGTTAACAACAAGAGATTTTAAACAACCAACCTAATGATCCTCAGGGGCGTATAACATCTCAATGTGTTGTTCTATACCTCAAAGTTCTATATCTTTAGGTTTTGTCAATAGGAGCCATGCTGTCACACCCTAGACATTCACAGAATATGGTGTTTCTGAAATTACAACATAAATATTACCCTTTGAATAGAAATGTTTTTGATTGTCTGTAGATAAGTAGTAGCGgggaaagaaatgaaaaatcactactgtttactctgccctgtacatccagtatcctacctccttctattacaatTTGTTTTGCACTATTGTCTTTCACTGCtttgtacatccattatcctacctccaaatcaggttattgtcttcagccAGTGTCCCATTGATACttgtatgtctatcagtgagctgctggtatcgtatgtcctgcacttgtcttctgtttgttcactttcatatatttatatacttagccTAGTtgaattttgtctttttttttttttgttaaatgttactgcatcttggagaggagagtaacgaAATTTAAATCCTTTGCATGCCCTGTACATAttcagaattgacaataaaactctcttgacttgTTATTGTTGTGATTATCAGAGCCATAAGATCAGCACATTTCAGAGTATTATAAACTGAGCAGAGATTTGCTACAATAACCAAAACAGACCACACGGGAGGCATTCAAAGCATAGGTCTACAACAAAATTCCAAACTACTGCATATTTAAACCTCAGGGTTTCTCAAAGTTTCATAACTCCCAATTACATTGTAAGTACATGTATTGTAATCATTTAAATGATATGACATGCATTTCTTTGCTACAGTTTGATAAAGTTTTTGCTTAGGAATTATTAATCTACACAAAAATGAagctaaaataaattaataagtcATAATAGTATGATGCTAATTCATAATGATGAGATAGtatgtcataattatgagatactaAAAGATAATACTGTGATTCTGAGACATAATTAGTCAGAATTAAGACACACTCATAACTGAGTAAAATCATAGTTACAGTAAGTAACagtaaattattatatattccaTCAATTAAAAGATGTTACGTGACAAGATCATTCCAATTTATAAGAAATCTctcattattaaatattattttttcccCAAGAATCATAAACAGTCTTCCATATAACTCCTTGTACAAAGGATGaaatatgaattaattttacattaagtatatgtgtgtttatttacttatttatttatactatgtctatataatttttatttacagctgtTAGATCAATTTCAGTGAGTATAATGAAGGGGAGGCCATTAGCATCCCTCCTTGCTTTCCTCAATACCATGCAGAATGCTGTGACTGCTGACAAAATATGAGCCACAGTGACATTAAACCCAACTTAATTGTCTTGtgttcagtcattcattcattgtctgtaacccttatccagttcagggtcgcggtgggtccggagtctacccgaatcactgggcacaaggcaggaacacaccctggagggggcaccagtccttcacaggatgacacacacacattcactcacacactcacacatagtGGAAATGTTCAGCCATGGCATTGtctgtgtcacgccttcgtcctgtcagtctgttgtccccgccatgtgctttatttgcacatggctctgttttgtttatgttctagtctccgcctttgtcccgcctcctcgtctgtcatctgttaacccgtccttctcgttatctgtctcaggtgcgtctcgtcagtgtcttgtatttaagtccccttcctacacttcctgtttgttggtcattgttctatagttctcatgttctctcgttctttgtcatgtcagtcgtgttatccggtctgtctctgtaagtttccacgttgtcgtttcatttcctgtcgtctcgttctttagtctgtctgtcccgtttgccctgatttgctcctcgtgtcccgtttaacctgtttggctccctgtttgttttcgttatgttaaagtctctttgttttgttgttgttttcctttattaaatatcctgtgttttagcgagtgcgtccgcctccctcaatccacccctcgctcctgacagaatgaccaacctccaggacgcagctagcgcaGACTATTATCTCAAGggatgtgccgttcgccggactccattccgcacaggccccaaagatcctgtgggggaggctttgaaagcggcctcggaatggagtcgccggctccagctcctgcctggcgctgctccggatcctatagcggaggagtcgactcgggaatcgagtagttgcgccaacgggagtcgaaagagtcggcggaagaaccgtgctggagttcccccctcgctggaggattacccccccaggtccggggaaatttttgggggggcgttaagggtaggggctgttagcctcacctccgtagctctgaggtctgaggctaacaggggcgcacctcgaggtgatctaatgggtgcgcctgtgaaaccccctaaaccctttacagctccagcgcgagcccggcgagcagcacaaacccctgtcctcgagagcgcggcgcgcgcctctcctgtcttcgtgagcgcgacgcgcgcctc
This region of Hoplias malabaricus isolate fHopMal1 chromosome 17, fHopMal1.hap1, whole genome shotgun sequence genomic DNA includes:
- the purab gene encoding transcriptional activator protein Pur-alpha, with translation MADRDRDSGSEHGGFAAGPGGGGGGPGGAAGLASGSRLQHDTEELASKRVDIQNKRFYLDVKQNAKGRFLKIAEVGAGGNKSRLTLSMSVAAEFRDYLGDFIEHYAQLGPSHPDAAHDEPRRALKSEFLVRENRKYYMDLKENQRGRFLRVRQTVNRGPGPGAAAAATTQGQTIALPAQGLIEFRDALAKLLDDYGADEEPAELPEGSSLAVDNKRFFFDVGANRYGVFMRVSEVKPAYRNSITVPCKVWAKFGATFCKYAEDMKRIRERERERGTERGGRARDLPPEGLHGGNDDDGDED